From Fulvivirga lutea:
CACCTACAGGTAACAAAATATACGTTGGACAATTCGTTTGAAGAATATCCTATATCCATTAATACACCATTGTATAATACTCCGGAGCTTTTTCCTTATGTAGATCATGTGCAGGAATTTAGCCACAAAGCAGGGTTAATAAAAACAGATGATGCCGTTACCGGAATGGTAATTAAAGGGGTGAGTGAGCGGTTTGATCAGGAACGGTTTAAACAAAACCTGAAATCGGGTAGGTTTATAGATTTTAGTGATCCCAGTTACTCTAAAGAAATTGTAATTAGTAAAAGCACGGCCAATAAGCTGGATATCAATTTAGGAGATGATATTATCGTTCATTTTTTTCAGAACCCGCCCAGATATAGAAAGTTGGATGTGGTGGGGATCTACGAAACTAACCTGTCTGAGTATTATGATGATAAGTTTATGATTGGTGATATCCGCCTAATTAAAAAATTGAATGATTGGCCCGATAGTATAGCAGGTGGATTAGAAGTATTTGTGAAGAACCCTGATCAGATGGATTATGTGGAAGAAGCTTTAAATGAAGCAGTTCCGCTGGATTTATGGGTGCAAAAGGTGAGCGATAAATATGTACAGATATTTGAATGGCTTCATTTAATCAGTCGCCAGGTAAATATTTTTTTAGGGATAATCCTTTTTGTTGTTTGTGTGAATATGATATCCATTATTTTGATTTTGATCATGGAGCGTACTCAGATGATTGGTTTGTTGAAAGCACTAGGAGGCACGAATGCTCTTATTCGTAGAATTTTTAGTCTTAATGGTGTGCAACTGGTAGCGAAGGGGCTTTTGATTGGTAATTTATTGGGTATTGGTATCTGTGTTATTCAGTACTATCTCAAAATATTTACCTTAAACCCCAAGGATTATTATATGAGCTACGTGCCTATAGGGTGGAATTGGGAAATAGTACTGGCACTTAATGTTTTAACACTTCTGGTAGTAACGGCAATTATTATCATTCCAACCATACTTATTTCCAGAATAAGGCCAATAAAGAGCATAAAATTCGATTAATATTGGTGTATCCACTTTTCGTTGCTTAACTTATATCTCTTAAATAAGCAAAAGAATGGAACCAGTTAAAGAATACACCAATGGCGAAGTAACAATTGTTTGGAAGCCAAAAACTTGCATACATTCAGAAAAATGCTGGCGCGGATTGCCAGAGGTTTTTAAACCAAAAGAAAAACCCTGGATTGATGCGGAAGGAGCATCTACCGATGAAATTGTAAGTCAGGTGAAGAAATGCCCTTCAGGTGCATTGAGTTATTACATGAACAACGAAGAAAACAAAAAAGAGATGAGTAAAATTGAAGTAACAGTTTTAGAAAACGGGCCTTTAATGGTATCCGGTGGATGTGAAATCACGCATAAAGATGGCACTAAAGAAACGAAAGAAAAAGCAGCGTTTTGCAGATGCGGACACTCAGCGAATAAGCCTTTTTGCGATGGATCACATAAGGCCGAGGATTTTAAAGGTTAGCCCTTGTTCATAATAATTTCTTCTATTAATTGAAGAAAACCTTCTTCGCCATATCTGTTGAGATAAGCTTTTAATTGCTTTGTGTCGTAATCAGTCATCACAAAATGATTGATAAAGTAATCTATTTTGTCCTGCGTATTTTTCATCCTGCTTAACTCACCCTTATTGGTGGCAAGTATATATTCAATTTTGGATTTATATGCCTTTTCACCCACAATCCCAAAGTCTAAAAGTTCGTCTAATTCTACATTCATCGTTACTTCATACATTTGACCCTTCAATTGTAATCAATTAAGTAGACTGGGTAAAGTGGGGATCTTTGGAAGAGAGTATTAAATACTAGTGGTTTTCAATCAATTTAATAGGTGATTTTACCTAATCGTAAATTTGAAAAACGTTGATTTTAAGCTAATTGCGAACAAAAAGTGTAATTAGTAAAAACAGTAGGTGCTAGAATAAAAAAAATAAAATATTTTTTTATTAAGAGGCCGAAGCCGGTATGTATTTTTTGAAGAAACTATCGATTTTCATTCGAATTACTCCAAAAAAAGCTTCTTTAAAAATGGAGCCAGACATTTTGGATTTTCCACGGGTTCTATCAGTAAACACAATTGGAACCTCGTTTAATTTGAACCCAAATTTCAATGCCGTAAACTTCATTTCTATTTGGAACGCATACCCAATGAATTTAATATTATCCAAATCAATGGCTTCCAGTACTTGCCTTCTAAAGCAAACGAAACCAGCCGTGGTGTCATTTATAGGCATTCCGGTGATAAAACGTACGTAAATACTAGCGAAATACGACATTATCACTCTGCCCATAGGCCAATTCACAACATTAACACCTGAAATATATCGTGAGCCAATAGCTAAATCGTTGCCGTTTTTAGCACAAGAATCGTAAAGTCTGATTAAATCTTTGGGGTTGTGAGAAAAGTCGGCATCCATTTCAAAAATAAAATCGTAGCCTTTTTCAATGGCGAACTTGAATCCCGTAATATAGGCTGTGCCTAACCCTAATTTGCCCGAACGCTCAATCAGGTGAAGTGTAGTTTCACCCAAATTAGTTTGTTGCAGTTCCTTAACAATATTACCTGTACCATCAGGTGAACCATCATCCACTATCAAAATATCAAAAGCTTTCGGTAGTGAAACGACTGCATCAATGATTAGACGTATATTGTCTTTCTCATTATAGGTAGGTATAATTACTAGGCTGTCGTTCAAGTTTTGTAGTTGCTATGAATCTCAAAAATAGTAAATCCAAACCAATCTTATTTTATAAGATTTGAATTTCTAATCATTATACTATTTTTACCCCTCTTTTGTTTTACTAAAATTCATGGATTTTGAATAAATGTATTTTTCTTGACCGAGACGGTGTTTTAAATAAGGATTTTGTTGATTATGTGTATTCTGAGGATAAGTTATTTATCCTTCCTGGGGTGGAGGATTCACTAAAGTCACTAAAAAATGCAGGATACTTGATTATAGTAATCACCAACCAATCAGGAATTACGAAAGGAATTTATTCAGAAGAAGATATGCATAAGGTGCACGACATTATGCAACAAAAGTGGGATAACGCCATCGATGATTTTTACTTTGCTCCTGGCCATCCAAGTTTTTCAGAAACCTTGTCGCGCAAGCCAGGTTCGTTAATGTTTGAAAGAGCCATTGCGAAGTACAACATCGATACAAAACTATCTTGGATGATAGGTGATAAAGACAGAGATTTGATTCCAGCCAAAAAACTAGGGATTAAAACTATCCAGGTAGATCATTCAGACAGCATCAACGCTGATTATAAGGTAAAAGATCTACCTGATGCGGTAGAAGTTATTTTCGGTTAATAGCCAAGCGTTTTAAGCATTGAATCGCTGGTTTGCTCATCGGCAAATAGCTTAGTTGTAACCTTACCGTTTTTATCCTTATCAATTAAAACATGCTTAGGTGCGGGTATTAAACAATGTTGTATACCCCCATAGCCACCTAGCGACTCTTGATAAGCCCCAGTATGGAAAAATCCAATATACAATGGGTCTGTCTCATTAGACTCTAACATTGGCAAGAATACCTCACTGGTATGTGCCTCAGAGTTATAATAGTCCATACTATCACATGTTAAACCACCTATATTCACCTTATGATACATATTATCCCATTTATTCAATGGCAACATGATGTATTTTTGGTTCAGACCCCATGCATCAGGTAAATGAGTGATGAAAGAACCATCAATCATATACCACAACTCTTTGTCATTTTGCAGCTTTTCATTCATGATGGAGTATAGCACTGCACCACTTTCGCCAACGGTAAAGCTTCCAAATTCAGTAAAAATGTTTGGTACTGGAACATTATTCTTGCCGCAAATCCACTTAATATTTTCTACAATCTGCTCGATCATGTACTTGTAGTCATATTCAAAGTGCAATGAAGTTTTGATAGGAAAGCCACCACCAATATCAATAGTATCTAACTCGGGGCAGTCCTTTTTAAGTTCACAATACTTGAAAATAAATCGGCTTAGTTCACTCCAGTAGTAGGCGGTATCCTTAATGCCTGTATTAATAAAAAAGTGAAGCATTTTAAGTTTAGCCTTTTTGCTTGGCTTAATCTGATCTTTATACAGATGGTTGATATCACCATATCGGATTCCTAACCGAGAAGTATAGAACTCAAAATTTGGTTCTTCATCTGCAGCCACACGAATACCAACATGATATTCACCATTCACATGCTCTTCATAGTGACTGAGTTCCGTCAGGTTATCAAGCACCGGAATGCAGTTTTTAAAACCATCATTCAATAGGCCTGAAATGTATTCACGGTAAAGTGGCCTTTTAAAACCATTGCAAACGATGTATGTGTTTTTATTGATCTTTCCCTTCTCATGTAGTTTTCTAACAATGGGAATATCATAAGATGATGAAGTCTCAATATGAATATCATTATTTAAAGCTTCTTCAAGAATAAAGTTGAAATGCGATGATTTGGTGCAATAACAATAGGTGTATGAGCCTTCATATTTATGTTTTTCGAAAGCATCGGCAAACAACTTTTTAGCATACCTGATGTTTTCGCCAATTTTTGGCAAATAAGTTAATTTAAGAGGCGTTCCATATTTTTTAATGATGTCCATCAAAGGCACATCATGAAAATGTAGTTCATCATTAATAACCTGGAATTCCTTCTGAGGAAAGTAAAATGTTTGTTCTATTAAATCAACGTATTTCTTCATGCATCTGGTGCTTTTCTGTCTTTTAACATTACCATGCAATATTGGTATAAATTAGCAATCTTTGCAAAGCCAAATTTCTTGAGGCTACTGATAAGTTAATAAAAAACAATTATGGAAAAGAATATTTCCGAAGATAGGATACGAATCATACAGGTGAAATCAGAAATTGCAGCAGGTACAAGAGGAGCCAGTTTAGGTATAGATGCCCTTAAAATAGCAAGCTTAGACCTTAACTCTGATTATTTCACAAGATTTGATGAAGAAGAAGTTGAGACGGTTAACGAAATTCTTTTTGATGGTTTTGAGCATCCACATGCTAAGTTTATTGATGGCGTCTATACGATGGAGTCAAGGGTTTCTGAAATGGTGAAAAAGGTGCTGGATGAAGATAATTTTCCATTAGTACTTGCTGGCGATCATTCCACTGCGGCCGGCACAATCATGGGCATTAAAAATCACTATAAAAACAAACGACTTGGTGTAATCTGGATTGATGCACATGCCGATTTACATACACCTTACACTACCCCTTCAGGTAATATGCACGGTATGCCGTTAGCTATGGTTGGTTCTTTAGATAATATGGATTGTCGAATCAACAACCCAAAAAAGGAAACTGTTGAATTGTGGGAAAAAATAAAAAATATCGGTTTCAAAGGCCCGAAAATTGACCTTTCTGACATTGTATTCATTTCAGCCCGCGACCTGGAAGAACCAGAACAGTTCTTGCTGAATAAATACTCAATTAAAAACTTCACTACTGATGAGGTTAGAAAGCTTGGCGCCAAAGAAGTGGCCAAACAAGCATTAGACCGTCTTGATAACTGCGACATTATTTACGTTTCTTTTGATGTTGATAGTATGGACTCAGAGATTTCTGTTGGTACCGGTACACCAGTAAAAAATGGATTAACTGCAGAAGAGGCTAAAATTTTGAATTGCGAGTTAGTAAAATCTCCAAAGTTAGTAGGCTGGGAGATGGTGGAAGTAAATCCAACATTGGATACTGAAAACAAAATGGCAGAAACTGCTTTTGAAATATTGGAAGAAACTACCAATAGCATGCTTGGTTAAGCAATGGCCAAACAAATAACGGATACCATATTAATGATTCGTCCGGCACGTTTTAGAATGAACGAGCAGACAGCATTAAATAATTACTACCAGCGAGCCATAGAGAATTTAACTGCTGAGCAAATTCAGGAGCAAGCTCTGGGTGAGTTTGATTCATTTGTTGAAAAACTAAGATCTCATTTAGTTGAAGTGATTGTTGTTGAAGATACACTTTCACCTGATACACCAGATTCTATTTTTCCCAATAACTGGATATCATTTCATGAAGATGGGAGAGTAGGTATATATCCGATGTATGCCGAGAATAGGAGACAAGAAAGGCGTTCAGATATCATTGAGAAAATCAGGGAGACCCACAATGTGAAAGCTCTTGTAGATTTCACGGAGTTTGAAAGCTCAAATCAATTTCTGGAAGGTACAGGAAGTATGATTTTAGATAGAGTGAATAAACTATCATACGCTGCTTTATCTGAACGAACGAACAGCAAGCCGCTAGAGGATTTTTGCAAGGCCTTTGGTTATGAAGCAGTAACTTTTGTGGCAAATCAGACCGTTGATAATCAACGAAAACCAATTTATCACACAAATGTGATGATGTGTGTAGCAGAGGATTTTTGTATTATCTGCCTAGAGTCAATTGACAATGTAGAAGAAAAGCAGCAGGTTGTTTCCAAGTTAAAAGAGACCAATAAAGAAATTATTGAGATTACTGAAGGTCAAAAGCTGCATTTTGCAGGCAATATGCTTCAAGTTAGAAATAGAGAAGGCAAACCTTTCTTAATTATGAGTCAGGCAGCTTATCGATCATTAGAACCATCTCAAATAAAGCACATTGAAAAGTACTGCTCAATACTATACAGTTCACTTGATACCATTGAAGCACTAGGTGGGGGCAGTGCTCGCTGTATGATGGCAGAAATATTTTTGCCCAAAAGATTATAGTGTAACTTTGAAATTCAATTAAAAAGACATTATCATGGCAACAAGTCCTATATCAAACTTTATTGACAATAACTATTTACATTTTAATGCTGCTGCTTTAGTTGATGCTGCAAAAGGATATAAAAAGCATCTTGAAGAAGATAAGAAAATGCTTATCTCGCTTGCCGGAGCAATGAGTACCGGTGAACTAGGCAAGTCATTGGCTGAAATGATCAGGCAGGATAAAGTACATATTATTTCATGCACAGGAGCCAACCTGGAGGAAGATGTAATGAATTTAGTTGCGCATTCACATTATAGAAGGGTTCCCAATTACCGCGATTTAACTCCACAGGAAGAGTGGGATTTGTTAGAAAAAGGATTAAACAGAGTAACAGATACGTGCATCCCGGAAGAAGAAGCTTTCAGAAGAATACAAAAACATATTTTCAAAATTTGGAAAGATGCTGAAGATAATGGTGAGAGACTATTTCCACACGAATTCCTGTTCAGACTACTAAATTCAGGCATTATGGAACAATACTACGAGATTGATCCTAAAAATAGCTGGATGGTTGAAGCTGCCAAGAAGAACCTACCAATGGTAGTTCCAGGCTGGGAAGATTCTACACTGGGAAATATTTTCGCTTCCTACTGCATTAAAGGCGAGCTGAAGGCCTCAACCATGAAATCTGGTATTGAATATATGATGTGGTTGGCCGATTGGTACACAGATAATGCTGAAGATAAAGGAATAGGATTCTTCCAAATTGGCGGAGGTATTGCTGGAGACTTTCCTATTTGCGTGGTTCCAATGTTGTATCAGGACATGGAAAGAGAAGATACCCCATTTTGGAGTTATTTCTGTCAGATTTCTGATTCTACCACTAGTTACGGTAGCTATTCAGGAGCTGTACCAAACGAGAAAATTACCTGGGGCAAGCTAGATATTAATACACCTAAATACATTGTGGAGTCAGATGCGACTATTGTTGCACCACTCATTTTTGGATACGTTTTGGGCTGGTAATATGGAAGCTAAAACACAAGACAATTCTACCTATCTACTCAAGATTCGAAACATAGTTTTAGACGACTATGAAAGGATTGTTGAGGTCATGCACAAGAGCTACCCCACCATGCGCGATGATTTATGGGAAAAGAAAAACATCAAGAAGCTACTTGATATTTTTCCTGAGGGTCAGATATGTGTGGAGGATAATGGTGTGCTTGTAGCTTTTGCTCTTTCAATCATTGTTGATTATAAAAAGTTTGGAGACAATCACACGTACGACCAAATCATTGGTGGCAAAGCAGCCTCTTTTAAGACACATGACGATGAAGGGGATGTGTTGTATGGTATAGATGTGTGTGTTGATACAGATTACCGAGGCCTAAGACTGGGTAGACGTTTATATGACGCTCGAAAGGAATTGTGCGAGAATCTGAACCTTAAATCAATAATAGCAGGTGGAAGAATGCCTAATTATCATAAGCATAGTGAGGAGCTAACACCCAGACAGTACATACAAAAAGTGAGGGACAAGGAAATTTATGATCCTGTGCTTTACTTTCAGATGAGCAATGATTTTCACGTAAAAAAGGTATTAAAGAGATACCTGCCAGATGATAAGGAAAGTGCACAGAATGCCGTACTCATTGAGTGGAATAATATTTACTATCAGGATAGCATTGACATCGGATCAGGAAGGTCTCATGCCAGAATTGGTGTAGTTCAATGGCAGTTGCGTGCGGTTAGAAACTTAGAGTCATTTTTTGATAATGTTGAATTCTTTGTGGATGCCGTAAGTGGTTATAAAGCAGATTTTGTGCTTTTTCCAGAGCTATTTAATGCGCCTTTAATGGCTGAATTTAATGAGGATAATGCCGCTACCGCTATCAGAAATCTAGCTGGTTATACAGATCAGATAAGAGATAAAATGCTTCAATTTGCTTTGGAGTACAATATCAACATTATAGCGGGCAGTATGCCTGTGTATGAGGACGATAAGCTTTACAACGTGGCTTATTTGCTCCGAAGGGATGGAACATGGGAAGTACAACCAAAAATACATGTAACGCCAGCTGAACGTTCCGATTGGGGAATGACCGGGGGCAATAAAATCAAGGCTTTTGATACTGATGCAGGTAAAATAGGTATCCTAATTTGCTATGATGCAGAATTCCCTGAGTTGAGCAGGATCTTGGCCGATCAAGGTATGCAAATATTATTTGTGCCATTTGCCACCGACATGCAGAATGGGTATTTAAGAGTTCGATTGTGCTCGCAAGCAAGGGCCATTGAAAATGAATGCTATGTAGCTATATCTGGTAGTGTGGGTAATTTGCCTAAAGTAGTGAATATGGATATTCAGTTTGGTCAATCAGCGGTTTTTTCACCTTCTGACTTTGCCTTTCCATCCAATGCAACAGTTGCTGAAGGCACACCCAATACAGAAAATACCATTATCTGCGATGTTGATTTGAATGATCTTAAACATTTGAATATGCATGGTAGTGTAAGAAACCTAAACGATAGACGAAAAGACCTCTATGAGGTGAAATTGAAAAAATAAATGAACATAGAAACCACATTAGTACAATCCATTTCAAAGGCATTTAGTGAGCTATTTAATGCATCTCTAAGTGAAAGTGAAATCAGCCTTCAGCCGACAAGAAAAGAATTTGAAGGTTCACACACTTTTGTTTGCTTTCCTTATGCTCGCTTATCCAAAAAGAATCCTGAGGAAACAGGGAAGGCCATCGGGGAGTACTTAAAATCCAACTGCGACATAGTTGCCGATTTTAACGTGGTAAAAGGTTTCTTAAATATTGAGCTTTCTGATGCTACTTGGTTAGCCGTATTTAAAGATATTCATGGAGCTGAAAACTTCGGTTTCTTTCCATCGAACGGAGAAGAGGTGATGGTGGAGTATTCGTCACCAAACACAAACAAGCCTTTGCATTTAGGACATTTGAGAAACAACTTTTTGGGTTGGTCAGTGGCTGAAATTTTAAAGGCCAATGGTAATAAAGTGCATAAAGTACAGATCATTAATGACAGAGGCATTCATATCTGTAAATCAATGATTGCCTGGCTGGATTACGGTAATGGTGAAACTCCTGAATCAACAGGGAAGAAAGGCGATAAACTGGTGGGTGATTACTATGTGAAATTCGATAAAGAATATAAAAAGCAAATCGCTGAGCTTGTTGAAGGAGGCATGACTAAAGAGGAGGCTGAAAAGCAAGCGCCTATATTTAAAAAAGCTCAGGACTTATTATTAAAATGGGAGAAAAAAGACCCTGAAGTTTACGAGCTATGGGAGAAGATGAATGGCTGGGTATATGAAGGCTTCGATGCTACCTATAAGCAAATGGGCGTTGATTTTGATAAGCTCTATTATGAATCTGATACCTATTTATTGGGGAAAGATCAGGCACAGGTAGGGGTAGACAAAGGTATTTTCTTTAAAAAAGATGATGGGTCGGTTTGGGTAGACCTGACGGAAGATGGTCTTGACGAAAAGCTGATTTTAAGAGCTGATGGCACCTCTGTGTACATGACTCAGGATATTGGAACGGCCATTTTAAGATTTAAGGATTTCCCTAAAATCTCAAAACAAATATATACAGTCGGTAATGAGCAGGAATATCACTTCAAAGTTTTGTTTCTGATTCTAGATAAACTAGGTTATGAGTGGGCGAAAGAATGCTATCATCTTTCCTATGGTATGGTAGATCTGCCTACCGGCAAGATGAAATCAAGAGAAGGTACAGTGGTAGATGCCGATGATTTGATGCAGGAAATGATGACCACTGCAAAAGAACATACAGAAGAGCTGGGCAAGGTAGACGATTTCACAGAAGAGCAAGCAGAGGAACTATATAATACGTTGGGGCTCGGAGCATTGAAATACTTTTTATTGAAGGTTGACCCTAAAAAACGTATGTTGTTTGATCCCCAGGAATCCATTCAATTTCAGGGAAATACAGCACCATTTATTCAATACACGCACGCAAGAATCTCAGCGATACTGCGAAAAGCCAATCAATTAGGTGTTGTGCCCACCGCGGCTGACTTTGACCTTGATAAAGGGCTACAGAGCTCTGAAAGGAATCTGATATTTCTATTGAACGATTATCCCGAAAAAATTAAGGAAGCTGGTGACCACTATTCACCTGATACCATTGCCAATTATGTATATGAGTTAGCAAAAGAGTATAATCGTTTTTATCAGGAAATATCGATTTTCAATGAGCAAAACGAAGCTGCCTTTAAGTTTAGAATAGCACTTTCAAAAGTAGTGGCGGAAACTATTCAGAAAGCAATGGGACTATTAGGCATTACAGTTCCGGAGAGAATGTAATCAATTTATAGGATTGCCGTTATTGTCAAATTCATTTCTCAACCTATGTTCGACATAGGGTATATGTGCTATTAATAGCACGATGAGCGTTATTACTGAGAAATTTATTGCTGATTCTGTGGGTAAGGAATATATCAATAGGATTTGAAACAAGCTGGTAATTATTCCTATTCCAACTATCATTTTAGCAGATAGTTGATTCGCAAAATCCCATGTTTCTTGCGATTTTCTTGACATGGGAGTTCTGTAGCCATAGAACGCATTGTTACTCTTTGGCGGGAAATTTAAAAATAAAAGACCCATGACTGTCATTAGTGGTCCGAATACTAAGTGTATCATTTTATGGAGAAATTGGGAATTTAATTCGACCAAACCATTTAGATTTTACTCTAATGGTAACACCTGGCTGTTCAAATTGATCTGTTTCGTAACCATAGTTAATTGGTTCTGGAAGTTGAGACGGATCAAAAGCTGTTTTTAAATTACTCTGATAAGCGATTGGGTATTGAAATAATAGTGGAGCATTATCAAGATTTAAATTGTAATTGCTAAGGTTAGCTTCCGTTAAGTTAGTTACTTGAGCCTTGTTCAAATTTGGGTTAACCTGAGCGTGAACTGAATTGATATTCAAAAATACACTTATAGCAATAACTATTGTTAAAAATTTCATATTACTAATGTAGTTATTTATTAAGCTTAAAACTCATAGATGAGCTTCTTAATCGTCCATTCACATCAAATTGATAGGTCGTTTTTATCGGCCTGTTGTTCCACATAAAGTTACTTTCTTGCGTGGTGCCAATCCATGATTGATTGACAGGTACAAATGGTACTTGAACATCCCAAATATTACCAGATTCCACAAATTGTAAGCTTGAGAACTCAAGCGTATAGTTTTGACGGAAATCAGGAAAAGTAAATTCTGGTTTAGTAATCAAATTACTCACTTCCTTTTTTTCAAAGTACTTATTTATTTGCCCCCAACTATTAGTAGATAATAGAATTAACACGAATAATAACAGTTTCTTTTCCATGGCGTTGTATTTTTGCTTCTATAATTTACATTATTTATAAAACAACTACAATGAAAAAATGGTTAACGGCATTTAGATTACGTACGCTGCCTTTAGCATTATCAAGCATAGGAATGGGCAGTTTTATTGCCGCTGCTGAGGGAGTCTTCAATGTAGCAATATTCACACTGTGTGCTTTAACCACCATTTTTTTGCAAATACTATCTAATTTGGCGAATGATTATGGCGATTCAGTAAACGGAGCTGACCATAATGAAAGACAAGGCCCTAGTCGTATGGTTCAGTCAGGTGCCATTACCTTAAATCAGATGAAGGCGGCTATGTTTGTGTTTGTCTTACTTTCGTTGATAAGTGGTATTTTGTTATTGTATGTATCATTTGGTTTAAACTGGCAGGCATTCCTATTCTTTTTTGCTGTTGGCATAGGAGCTATATTGGCCGCTATAGCGTATACCGCTGGTAGAAAACCCTACGGGTATATTGGCCTGGGCGACCTTTCAGTATTTATTTTCTTTGGTATTGTTGGAGTGGTCGGATCGTATTATTTATACGCCAACACATTTAAATGGGATCTGTTATTGCCTGCAATTAGCTGTGGACTTTTTTCTGTGGCGGTATTAAATGTGAATAATATTCGTGATATAGAATCAGATAAGAAGGCCGGTAAATACTCTGTGCCAGTGAGGATAGGAAGGTCTGCAGCAATTAATTATCATGTGGCTATTATTTTTATTGGAGTTGCCTCAGCATGCACATACATACTTTTGAATTACACATCAATCACCCAGTTTTCGTTTGTAATTATGGTACCGCTATTCATCGCCAACATAAAAGCAGTGAAAACCAAGATGAACCCTAATGAATTGGACCCTTATCTTAAACAAATGGCTTTGTCTACGTTGTTGTTTGTAGTCCTTTTTGGAATAGGGCAATTAATTTAATAATTTGATTAAGATCAGTTGAGAGCGTGATTTAGAGCATACGAATCTAGATTGTAGTTTCTCAATATTGTATTAACAAAAGATATTAATCATGAAAAAGATACTCGTTCCTACCGATTTTTCAGAGCTGGCAAAAAATGCGACAGACCTTGCAGCTAATCTCGCACAAAAAGTCAATGCCGAAATAATCTTACTTCATGTGGTAGAGGATGCTTCAGTTGCTTCGGTACAATATACCGGTGAATTGGCAATGCCAAATATGCAGGACAGATTATTCATCTATAAACTCATTGAAAACGCCAAACATGAATTCGATGAGGTGAAGGATAAACATAAAGGAGTAAAAATTAAGGAGGAGATAAGAGTAGGTAATCCGTATTACAGTGTACAGGATATGGTGGGTGAGTATAATATTGATTTAGTGGTGATGGGTACCAAAGGAGCATCTGGCGCCAAAGAATTGTTCATTGGATCTAATGCCGAAAAGGTGGTAAGGCATGCTAAATGCCCGGTACTTACTGTTCATGGCAAGGCCGATATCAATAAATTAAAAAATATTGCCTTTGCTACAGGTTTGAAAGATGCACAAGGCAAACACATAGAAATCATTAAAACAATCAGCGAATTCTTCGATGTGAATACTCACATAGTACGAATCAATACTCCAAACAATTTCCAAACTGATGTAGACTCTGTACGCGAACTGCATGAATATGCGAAGGAAAGCGGTATTCAAAAATACGATGTAAGAATTTTCAATGATGTAACGGAGGAAGAAGGCATCATTCACTTTGCTGATGAAATTGATGCTGATTTGATTGTGATGGCTACTCATGGAAGAAAAGGCTTAGCA
This genomic window contains:
- a CDS encoding ABC transporter permease — its product is MNLSYFIARRITQNKDKTFSSTVHKIAVASISVGLATMIVSFLILKGFQNTVTDKIYSFSSHLQVTKYTLDNSFEEYPISINTPLYNTPELFPYVDHVQEFSHKAGLIKTDDAVTGMVIKGVSERFDQERFKQNLKSGRFIDFSDPSYSKEIVISKSTANKLDINLGDDIIVHFFQNPPRYRKLDVVGIYETNLSEYYDDKFMIGDIRLIKKLNDWPDSIAGGLEVFVKNPDQMDYVEEALNEAVPLDLWVQKVSDKYVQIFEWLHLISRQVNIFLGIILFVVCVNMISIILILIMERTQMIGLLKALGGTNALIRRIFSLNGVQLVAKGLLIGNLLGIGICVIQYYLKIFTLNPKDYYMSYVPIGWNWEIVLALNVLTLLVVTAIIIIPTILISRIRPIKSIKFD
- a CDS encoding (4Fe-4S)-binding protein, giving the protein MEPVKEYTNGEVTIVWKPKTCIHSEKCWRGLPEVFKPKEKPWIDAEGASTDEIVSQVKKCPSGALSYYMNNEENKKEMSKIEVTVLENGPLMVSGGCEITHKDGTKETKEKAAFCRCGHSANKPFCDGSHKAEDFKG
- a CDS encoding polyprenol monophosphomannose synthase gives rise to the protein MNDSLVIIPTYNEKDNIRLIIDAVVSLPKAFDILIVDDGSPDGTGNIVKELQQTNLGETTLHLIERSGKLGLGTAYITGFKFAIEKGYDFIFEMDADFSHNPKDLIRLYDSCAKNGNDLAIGSRYISGVNVVNWPMGRVIMSYFASIYVRFITGMPINDTTAGFVCFRRQVLEAIDLDNIKFIGYAFQIEMKFTALKFGFKLNEVPIVFTDRTRGKSKMSGSIFKEAFFGVIRMKIDSFFKKYIPASAS
- a CDS encoding D-glycero-alpha-D-manno-heptose-1,7-bisphosphate 7-phosphatase, which codes for MNKCIFLDRDGVLNKDFVDYVYSEDKLFILPGVEDSLKSLKNAGYLIIVITNQSGITKGIYSEEDMHKVHDIMQQKWDNAIDDFYFAPGHPSFSETLSRKPGSLMFERAIAKYNIDTKLSWMIGDKDRDLIPAKKLGIKTIQVDHSDSINADYKVKDLPDAVEVIFG
- a CDS encoding type III PLP-dependent enzyme domain-containing protein — protein: MKKYVDLIEQTFYFPQKEFQVINDELHFHDVPLMDIIKKYGTPLKLTYLPKIGENIRYAKKLFADAFEKHKYEGSYTYCYCTKSSHFNFILEEALNNDIHIETSSSYDIPIVRKLHEKGKINKNTYIVCNGFKRPLYREYISGLLNDGFKNCIPVLDNLTELSHYEEHVNGEYHVGIRVAADEEPNFEFYTSRLGIRYGDINHLYKDQIKPSKKAKLKMLHFFINTGIKDTAYYWSELSRFIFKYCELKKDCPELDTIDIGGGFPIKTSLHFEYDYKYMIEQIVENIKWICGKNNVPVPNIFTEFGSFTVGESGAVLYSIMNEKLQNDKELWYMIDGSFITHLPDAWGLNQKYIMLPLNKWDNMYHKVNIGGLTCDSMDYYNSEAHTSEVFLPMLESNETDPLYIGFFHTGAYQESLGGYGGIQHCLIPAPKHVLIDKDKNGKVTTKLFADEQTSDSMLKTLGY
- the rocF gene encoding arginase translates to MEKNISEDRIRIIQVKSEIAAGTRGASLGIDALKIASLDLNSDYFTRFDEEEVETVNEILFDGFEHPHAKFIDGVYTMESRVSEMVKKVLDEDNFPLVLAGDHSTAAGTIMGIKNHYKNKRLGVIWIDAHADLHTPYTTPSGNMHGMPLAMVGSLDNMDCRINNPKKETVELWEKIKNIGFKGPKIDLSDIVFISARDLEEPEQFLLNKYSIKNFTTDEVRKLGAKEVAKQALDRLDNCDIIYVSFDVDSMDSEISVGTGTPVKNGLTAEEAKILNCELVKSPKLVGWEMVEVNPTLDTENKMAETAFEILEETTNSMLG